TGGCGATAACCTTGTCACCAATAGAACGCGCATAGGAAATAGCTCCGATATTAGCCTTGGTAACATTCCCAACGAGGATAAGAACAATATTTCCTTGATAATGGTGTTCTTCTACCGCTCCATCAATACGCAACTGTTGAGCAACACCATTATAGTGTTTTTTAATCTTAAGGAACATCCACATCAAGATTGCAATAATTGGGAAGAATGGCCAGATATCTCCTAAACGGAAAAGGAAGAGAATGAGAACAATAGCATAACAAATGAGAGCCCCCAAGATATTAGCTAAAGAATGTTTCCAGAATCCCTTACCATATTCACGAATCCAATGGATAACCATCCCCGTTTGAGAAAGAGCAAATGGAATGAATACACCGATGGTATAAAGCGGAATCAAACGTTCCGTATTTCCTCGGAAAATAAACAAAAGGGTAATGGCGCCAATTGCAAGTGTCAAGATCCCATTAGAGTATCCCATACGTGCCCCTTTTTCAAGGTACATGTGAGGCATGTATTTATTTTTCGCCATATTAAAGGACAACATCGGAAAGGCTGAAAAACCTGTGTTAGCCGCTACTGCAAGAATCATGGCAGTAGAGAATTGGAAAACGTAAAATAGAATACTACCAATCCATGACTGACCGAGAATTTCTCTAGCCATTTGTGACAAGATGGTTACTCCTGCATGAGGTGTAATACCTGTCCACCAGTTGAGGAAGGTGATTCCCGCAAACATAGCCCCCAAAATGCTAGACATAATAAAGAGGGTTGAAGCTGCATTTTTGGCCTTAGGTTTCTTAAAGAAAGGCACCGCGTTAGAGATAGCTTCTACCCCTGTCAATGAGGCAGAACCTGAAGTAAAGGCCCTTAAAATAAGAATCAAAGACACACCTGTAATTGGTTGTCCTAAATGTGCTGTGGCTGCGTTAGGCATATGACCCGTTAGAATTTGAAAGAAACCAAATCCCAATAGGAAGAGCGTCGAAACAATGAAGAGATAAACTGGTATCATCAAAGATTTTGCAGATTCACGCATTCCCCTAAGGTTCATAACCATCAAAACAAGCACCAAAATCATTGATATTTCAAGATTGAAAGGATGCAGGAAGGGAAGGGCTGAAGTAATGGCATCTGCACCTGAGGCCACTGAAACAGCAACCGTCAACATGTAATCGACCAAAAGACTACCACCAGCTATCAAGCCAAACTTAGGAGACAGATTTTCCGTCGTTACCATATAGGCGCCACCACCTTGAGGATAGGCTTTGATAACCTGTCTATAAGAAATGGTAAGACTGGCCAAAAGGACGAGAACCAAAAGTCCAATAGGGATTGACCACCAAATAGCCGCACTAGATACAGCTGTCAGAACCAAGACGACCTGCTCTGGACCATAGGCGATAGATGAAAGTGCATCACTCGACAACATGGCCAAGGCCTGAATCTTGGACAATAAGTGTCCATCACCACTATCATCATGAGTTAAAGGTTCACCGATTAAAATGTTTTTCAGACGTTGAAACATTGTGATCTCCTTACTTTTAAAACATACGAGGGCTATTATACGCCCCTAAATGTCATCTTTCAAGTCTTAACCATCACTTGCCTGCTCTAAAACCCATTTTCTGACCTGAGAAATGAAGTATAGAGATCCCGTTACCACATAAAGTTTCTTATTGTCAGTCGTCACATGTTCTTTAATCCATGTTTTGAAGTCTGGTACCTGCTTATAAGCCTCTGGGTATTTATCTAATTTAACACTGTTTGGATAGTCAAAACTCGTTACAGTCAAGTCACCAACCGATTTTAGTTGGGCAAGCATACCGTCAATAGGCTTGGTATCAATCGCTGCAAAGAGAAGTTCAATCTCCTTATTGGCATACTCTGATTGCAACAAGTCAATCAAAACTTTAACACTCTCATTATTATGAGCACCATCAATCATGAGATTAGGTCTTAAAAATTCTGTTCGACCTCGCCAATGGGCATGAGCCAGGGCATTCTTTATGAGTTCAAGAGTTACTTTAGGATAATCTTTTTGAAGCAATAAAGAAGCCATGATAGCCAAGCTAGCATTTGCCACTTGGTGTTGACCGGCCATAGCCAAGGCTATATCATCTAACCTTTGCTCTCCATAGGTAAAATCAAAGGAATGGCTTGACCCTTCAGCTGTGAAATCTCTCCCCAGCTCATAGGTCTTAGAACCTTCTTCACGCGCCTTCTTCTCGAAAACATCTCGAACATCAGTACGGTCAGTCGCATAAATAAAGGGAGCCCCATTCTTCAAAACACCAGCTTTTTCTGCTGCAATTTCAGCATGGGTATTTCCCAAAATAGCCTGATGATCTAAACCAATCGATGGACACAGGACTGCCAAGGGCTTAAAGAGATTAGTCGAATCATGAAGACCACCCATTCCCGCTTCAATGAATGCGATATCCACAGGATGGATCTGACCAAAATAGAGGAACATCAAGACTGTGATAATTTCAAACTCTGTCGCATTTTCATGCTCTGTCTCTTTTGGTAGACGTTCAACCACAGGCTTCACACGATTAACCAGGTCAAGTAAGTCCTCTTCTGAAATCATCTGACCATTAAGAGAGATTCGTTCCTTGAAGTCAATAATATAGGGTGAAGTAAAGGTTCCAACTTCATAACCTGCTTGGGTGAAAATGGTTTGGAGGGCATTGACTGTAGACCC
The DNA window shown above is from Streptococcus salivarius and carries:
- a CDS encoding APC family permease, whose amino-acid sequence is MFQRLKNILIGEPLTHDDSGDGHLLSKIQALAMLSSDALSSIAYGPEQVVLVLTAVSSAAIWWSIPIGLLVLVLLASLTISYRQVIKAYPQGGGAYMVTTENLSPKFGLIAGGSLLVDYMLTVAVSVASGADAITSALPFLHPFNLEISMILVLVLMVMNLRGMRESAKSLMIPVYLFIVSTLFLLGFGFFQILTGHMPNAATAHLGQPITGVSLILILRAFTSGSASLTGVEAISNAVPFFKKPKAKNAASTLFIMSSILGAMFAGITFLNWWTGITPHAGVTILSQMAREILGQSWIGSILFYVFQFSTAMILAVAANTGFSAFPMLSFNMAKNKYMPHMYLEKGARMGYSNGILTLAIGAITLLFIFRGNTERLIPLYTIGVFIPFALSQTGMVIHWIREYGKGFWKHSLANILGALICYAIVLILFLFRLGDIWPFFPIIAILMWMFLKIKKHYNGVAQQLRIDGAVEEHHYQGNIVLILVGNVTKANIGAISYARSIGDKVIAMHVSTKDTENKDKETEQEFKKYFPEIEMVHIQSPYSSITQSTIQYVDEVATQAEKDNATLTVMIPQFVPKKSWQTMLHNQMSLRLKYYLKWRENIVVSSYSYHLKD
- a CDS encoding bifunctional folylpolyglutamate synthase/dihydrofolate synthase; this encodes MTYQEALDWIHGQLKFGIKPGLERMAWMLKELGDPQDNLKAVHIVGTNGKGSTVNALQTIFTQAGYEVGTFTSPYIIDFKERISLNGQMISEEDLLDLVNRVKPVVERLPKETEHENATEFEIITVLMFLYFGQIHPVDIAFIEAGMGGLHDSTNLFKPLAVLCPSIGLDHQAILGNTHAEIAAEKAGVLKNGAPFIYATDRTDVRDVFEKKAREEGSKTYELGRDFTAEGSSHSFDFTYGEQRLDDIALAMAGQHQVANASLAIMASLLLQKDYPKVTLELIKNALAHAHWRGRTEFLRPNLMIDGAHNNESVKVLIDLLQSEYANKEIELLFAAIDTKPIDGMLAQLKSVGDLTVTSFDYPNSVKLDKYPEAYKQVPDFKTWIKEHVTTDNKKLYVVTGSLYFISQVRKWVLEQASDG